attcagtgcgaTGGGGTTCCGCGGTAAGCTGAATGACCCGAAAAGTGTGCAGTCTTTCTTCAGCATGGTGTGACGTTATCCAGtgcgaagggtttccgcggaaggctggacgaTCCGAGAAATTGTGTTCATTTATCCTTTTCGTGATTTGTGGTGATATcatccagtgcgaaggggttccgcggaaagctggatCCTTGGAAGACCCTAGAAGTTGTGTACGctcttgtttgacatttggcgaTTTTATCCAGCGCGACggggttccgcggaaggctggataaCATGCTATGCGGGAGTGTGTAAGGACCTGGTCCGGACTGAGGCTTGGTTAAAGTGTATGTGGGACACGGGCATTAGGAATGGAGTGAGCAATAGGTTTTGCGTTTTTGAAATTGTGTGCATAGGATATTGTTGTCTTTCGGAACATTGCGGATTTTGCCAGATGCACTAGAGAGCTCCCTTTATGGGACATTAGAAGGGCGTGGTTCCCAAAGTCGCCGAGAAGATACGATAGCGTttgaagaattttcattccttcCTGTTTTCGCTCAACTTCTGTAACGTGGAGAAATTTAGATCGGTATTCCTGGCGTTGATTTTCTCTCAGTTTTCGAAGCGCGCGCTGCGGCCGATTAGAGTGGGTAAACGTTGTTTTGACGAAGTTCAGAGAAGAACATGATGAAGTGTGGGGGACAAGTCGAGAGAAATAAGAAAGGGATTAGATGTGCAAGGGGAGAGGAAAGGTGAGAGAGTGTTGATAAGGACGGGAAGACGGGAAAGGGATGAAGATAGGGAGTGATTTATAACAGTAATCAGGAAGAGGAAAGGAGCGACAAGATACTTTTGAAAAGTATCATAGTAGGGAGGCACTAGGGGACAGGAAAGGAAAGGCTCCAAGCCAGAGAGGAcaaaggcggaagacgatttccgcatcacttcatacgGAGGGGCCGAGGACTgattcaggacaaataggatactatttgACCTGATCAGTGATTGGTCCCGAAAGTATGACCCTTGACCCCACAGTACCAAGAGATGCCAAACTGTCAGTCCAACTGTGGCCCTCCGGCTACGTCTGGAGCCTGAAACGACCCACCCGCCCAGCCCTCGACAAGATTTCTGCTTTGCGCGGATGGTGACGCCCGCCTAAGGGCGGTCGTCTCAgcgcataggtgactttaggctccagacgatttccgcatcacttcatacgGAGGGGCCGAGGACTgattcaggacaaataggatactattgGTCAAACGCTACCTGTCACTATGGTTGGGTAAGCGGTCAGTGAAGCAGGCTTGTCTTTGTTATTAAGTCCTATCTTGTTGTCTACCCCATATATACACAGCGTAATGGAATTGCTAAGTGCGACTACTATGTTTCCTCATCGTCTGTCTAGCATTGTACAAAGTACAGTCGGGCTAGAAATATGAGTCTGCAACATGAATCTAAATACCAATGAGAGGGTGTGTATTCCATATAAATTATTAACAGAAATTTATAAAAAAACTCGGACTTCTTGAGTTTGTTGCAATTCAAGGAAAGAAAATATACTGATTATATTGTGTCAGTTGCTGCATCTTCAAGCAAGATGACAAGTCCATATACTTGTGGGTCACAGTCAGCCATCTGTGATATGTGTTGCGGAATGTGTACTGCAATGAATTCTGGGATGGTTTCAGTATCTTCCTTGGATAAAACAGTAAGATTGGTACCCCtctccctggtgctgaatggcaaaataagactggtgtccctgtccctggtgctgaatgactgaATAAGACTggtatccctgtccctggtgctgaatgactgaataagactggtgtccctgtccctggtgctgaatgactgaataagactggtgtccctgtccctggtgctgaatgactgaataagactggtgtccctgtccctggtgctgaatgactgaATAAGACTggtatccctgtccctggtgctgaatgactgaataagactggtgtccctgtccctggtgctgaatgactgaataagactggtgtccctgtccctggtgctgaatgactgaataagactggtgtccctgtccctggtgctgaatgactgaataagactggtgtccctgtccctggtgctgaatgactgaATAAGACTGgcgtccctgtccctggtgctgaatgactgaatacgactggtgtccctgtccctggtgctgaatgacacactaACAAGAAGTTTTAAAGCATCCAACGATCATCTCTGATGATCAGAAGTACAGATTTGCTTACCGAAGGATCAAGCGATGTAGTGTGGCCAGCGAAATGGAAAGACGTCAAATCACACTGTTTTCACGGAAGACACCCACTCGGGTGTTTACGCAAAAAAGGAAATTAATTCACTGGGAGTAACAAACCTTCTGTCTACATTAGCACACAGAACACTAAGCTTATCTCTTTTCCTATCTCCGCAAAGTAATTTCTTTTGATTATTCTCGCGGGGTATTATGTGGACAGGATGACCAAAAATGTGAATGTAATTGTCTGGTTTATCTTATGGGTAGGTCCTGGCGTAAGTATGAAGCGATGATGAAAATATTACTGGTCCAAGATTTTAAAACTTATTTCATCATCACACTCGTTTATGTATAACGTTTCACTTATGTATAAGCTTTGCGTATCTAACCGATATATTGACGTATGAAAATAGCTAATATTATTAATTTAAAGCACACTTGCCACTAGGATAAGAATATTGGACAACAGACAATGGACAGAAGCGTCTCAACTGTACTTTCTTATGacgctttattgacacaacatgAAGTATAGAGGCTTTCGTACAGacaactttaaactttaaaaatagaaatacaaactTATCTGACATTATGAAACTTATTctaaattttccaaatgatTTTACATATTGTTTCATGTTatgttaccccccccccctggaaaTCAGCAAAGAATACTGAGGAGTCAGAATACCCAGGAGTCCGCAGTATGAAATAAATAAGTTTGTGAAATCTATAATCACACCCTGAAATCTGAGCATTTTACACTGAAATGTGGATAACGTATTACATAAGACATCATATCTAGAGCATTCCATgacaaaatgaaatttattttcaatttgcttGAATGTGTTTTATCCTGCAAACATCAAATGCAAATAAACTGTCTAGAAGCATGAGCCTACCATATATTACAAAGTAACAAATGCATAATTGAACACatacaaaacattacaaaaccGTTGAAGATGACGATACCAATACTCAGGTTAGTGCAGTCATATGGCCACTGGTGCTCTGTTATGTTAACTGGATCATTTCCTTGATATTATGTTATTTCTCCTGTATTGTTTCAAACGTAGTCACAAGCTAAATCTTGCTGGTTTTCAGTTGCCGACCCACCTATATAGTGCTTATCATCATTTCTAGTTGTTGCTTTTGCTAATCTGTTTATGTTCGTTATGATTCTGATCTGATCTGATATGTTGTCATGCTTATAGAAGTGACGCAGCGTTTTGCTTTCGAACTTCTTCCATTGCTTTTCCTTTGGGTGCTCGCTCTGTCTTTTTCTGTCTTTGTTGATGATCGTCCTGCAAGATTACGGCTTGAAAGTATGTGCTAGTAAATTCTGTCCGGATGAATTCAATGTAATTGAACGTCCACATTATAGTTTCAAATCTCCCTGTCGGTTTTCTGACCTCTAGAAATGAAATAGgtctttcctttttctttcatgTTCAATTTCCAGGCAAGATGGCGTTTCCGTTCCCGTTCCTGAAGAGCCTCGTGACTCCCCGGCGAACCTCCTGCAGACGGAACGCGTAGATGACGGGGTTGATGGCGGAGTTCAGGATCATGAACACCGCCATGTTGACCAGCGACCCGCGGTCAGGCGTGAGCAGGGCCATTCTCATGAGAAGCGGTAGCCATCCCACCAAGAACACGATCGTGATGAGAACGATGGTGATGGCGGATTTCCTGTTGATGCTGGGCGGGGCGCCCACGGCGGCTTCTTGTGCAGCGATGGCGTTCACGTGCTTCCACAGACACCAGAAGATGCCCATGTTGAAGAAGACGATTGATGTCACCGGGAGGAAAGCGGACACCAGGAAAAGGACCACGTAGCTGTAAGGCAGTCCTCCGCCCAGTGGGAGGCAATCTTTCTGAATTAGCAGGTCACAGTGCCAGCCGAAGTTGGGCAGCATCGCCAGCAGCACTGACCACGCCCAGACGATCACCACCACGACCTTGCACTTGTCGTTGGTGACGTTGTTGACGTAGGTCATCCCGTGCACGACGAACCAGTAGCGCTCGGCCGTCAGGACCACTAGGCTGTAGGCTGAGGACAGTGCGGAGATTGAAATAGACGTGAACCTGGCGCGAAAGCCAACGGAGAGGATGGTCTCGGTTTGTGAGGAGACCAAATACACGATAGTGGTGATCACAAAGACTATGCCGTTCAAGACGTCGCTGGCCGCCAGATTGGCCGTGAGGATGTAGGCGGGCGTGTGGAGATGGCCATGCTTGATGATGGCTGCTAGTGGGAGGCTGTTTGCCGCTGCTGACCAGACGCCCAAACACAAAGCAACACACGCAAGAGGTACACTTGCGTTAGTCAGATGGGGATGAGAACCTTTCTGCAGAAATTCTTGGATGTTTGAAGTGACGTTTCTGTCTAAACAAGAGCTGTTTGTAGCCCCTGACGAGTGGCAATTCTCAGAAGAACTACTCCGCAGTGTTGAGTTGTAGAAAACGGCCGTTTCGTCCCCGGCCTGCATTGAAACATTCAGACCCAGCCCAGAAGCCTGGGTTATCCCTACGTACCGAACTGTAGTGACGAGAATCGCCAGCACCCACACCGCGTAGTTACCTCTGTACACCATCATTCGGCCACGGTTGTAAAGCCCCTGCACACCAGTTCTGACTTGTCTCGCGTTGAAGACAGCGACAGAAACAGTGCTGGGGTCGTACTAAACACTGATATTCTGACGAATACCACCCTCACATATACTATAAGTAAGCTGTCTGTTTTGAAGACCGTACACGCATTAATTTGTGGAAAGGCCATTAAAACATAACCTCAAGGGTAGCCTCAAGAAAGCGCGTCCCGACCGATTCATCTACTGTGACATTCATCAATAGCAGCACTAATTAGCATGGATTCAGCTGACTATTAGAGCTTCTGATAGATTTCAATAACTCCGCTTTAGACTCTCTTTCATCACATCCACAGAGATCATGTTTTCATCAGTGGTGATTGGTTGGTTCGGTCGGTTGgtggttggatggatggatggtaaGTTGGTGGTTGGTTATGCATGGTTGGCTGGTTTGGTCTAGTTCGTGGTCAGTCGGTTGTTTGGTTGGTCGGTCAGTTAATTGTTGAGTGGTTGGCTGGTTATTTGGTTTTCCAATAGCATAACTGGTATAATAACGACGAACATGTCAGGAGATATTCAGAGCCTCTGTACGAAGAGGCATTATCATTGGTAAGGAGTCGGCATAAATTCCTACTTACATTGTAGGAAATCATTTGATTCGCAGAAATTTCCCTTCTTGAATTGACTTCAACAGTTATCAACAAATAGTAATGGTTTGATTTTTTGGTTCACAAATCTAACTCAAGTTGTATGTATGGGTACTCCTTTAATTATCTGTAGCTTATTGTCAAAATGAAGATTACGAGCACACCAATGCCATTGTGAAAGATATGCTTACTTTTAAAATGAAACTCTTTGTGCGCTTTCAATTCAACAAATTCAACgaatttttttaatataatCGAAGTCATAAATGTTTCAGATGCATcgaataaaataaaagacagTTGACATTTATATCATGAGCTTGCTCTGACGTGTAAGATTGGTGTCTATTATACAGAGCACGCATGGCAATGATTAACAATATATACACATAGCTTTAATTATATACATTCCAAGAAGAACACAGTAGAGTATGGTAGAACGATGGCAACAAACAACACCAACAACAAATGAATATTGTTTACTGGTGTCAGGGGCTGTCTCTATCGTAGTTCGGAACAAAACTTATGAATACTCAACAATGTAGCTTCTTTGGAACGTAGAGAAGAACATAACACATAGTTTCAACATTCATTTAACAATATTGATAAATTCAAGAACAAACAAGAAACATATACATTACCATATATGACATActatacacagaaaacatgacATAAATGCTACTCAATTTGAACTCCACCATTAGCTGCCCATAATCACACATTTACATTTATGCTTCctgacaaatatacataatgtaaaacATGGTACCAGAGGTCTGAATCGGATCCAGACATTCGAAGAATCACAAAGTTTGTTGATTTTGTGACAAGAGCACCGATAGCACTATCATCTATTTAGTTTACCATACAAGGAGTTGACTTTTAGAATATTCTGACACGAAAGAACAAAGCGGCATACAAATACGAATATTATGTCAGTTTTCGCTTCTTTAAAGTGTATCGTGATCATCTGACCCAAATGGCTATTCTGTCGTTTGGCACTTGCATGAGTTTGGCGCCCAGAAAGCCGAACTGGGCGGGGTTCCAGCTGGCCTGGCCGTTACTGTTGACTGTGGCGTACAGGCTCTTCATCATGATCTCGTTCTCGTTCGTTGCTAGGTGACAAGGTTTCCCGCCTTTTGCAGGGCTGCCCATGTGGAGACCTTCGTCGTAATATCTGGGAGAAATcaaatttcatacattttagTCAAGTGAGTTTGGATCCTGTTAAACCGTAGTAGTCTATTTCTTGTCAGCTTTTCAGTCTAACAGAATTTTGATAGCCTTCATTTATTTCAACCAAATGAAATCAAATGGCtttctataaaaaaacagaCGCTTTGAAATAAATCTGTTCTGAATTAAATGCCCCACACGGTGACACCGGCTATTAAGATGGCACTTTCTACAACTCTTTTGTGCAAGGAACCCTTGTTCTATCTCTTGAATATGTCACGCctatgtataaaatgtataacTACTACCTTTGTACAACGAAACCTTTGTCAATGATCATGACAACCATGCCGTAAAGTCTACCATTGATTAAGCCCTATACAACGGTAGCACACGTACCTGTAGCTCTCCCCAGCCTTGTTCCCCCAGCAGATCATGTCCCCGGAGAACTTCTTGTCCTGTCTGTCCTGGCGGATGACGTTCCACGTGTAGTCCAGGCTGGTGGTGCTGTAGGCCCCCCACAGGCCGTCCTTAAACATGTCGTTTGGTTTGTTGACGTCGAAGGCGGCGTACGCGTCATCACTGATCGTCCAATCAGACGTCTCGGCCACGAAGCTGAACCGGACGGATTGCCGACCTATACAGGTGTTGAAACACAATTAAACATACTACCCAAGGCGTTTAATGATGATCATCCGCAAACTAAGAATTGCGCTACCTTCGAATAGTATTGGCTAACAGAATGCCACACAATACGTTCACATTCAATTTTATGGGATATAGAACTCTACTTCAAACTGAATGCCAAGCTCATCCTAGATAATCATTCATTCACACATGGGGAACAAATACTTAGTTGCACAGATTTTAGCACAAAGTGATTGTCTATGCAAAATATAACTAACTACAAAACAAGAGGTAGGAAACTGGTGATGGTTAATTGGTGTCCCTATGGATTTTTGCTCTCGTCTGCAACAGACCAACCCAAGATTGGGGGATCCGCCTGGTCGCTCGAAGCACGTAACCGAGGATCGGCCAATCAGACCCCCGAATCCTGAGCGGTAAGGTTGAGCGTATAAATACCACAAAGTAAAACACTGCATTATACCTTATTATAGTTCCCACCGGCAACAGGTCATGACAAAGGGTTTCCCAAAACTATTTAGCATTAGGCTAACCATCAggtaattcttttaaaaaattttgGATATGGCTCTGAATCTAGATCTGTTATAAATATGTTATCATCACTTCCTAACAACGAGGCTAACCCACAAAAAGCACGCTCGCAATCACACAAACGTATACACACACGGgtgcgcgcacgcacacacatacacgcgtaccaatcacacacacacatgcacacacgcgcgcgtacacacacacacacgcaaagcCATTTGGTTGACAAATGCTGAGATGACACAGACCTAGCAGGAACATGTCCCGGATGATGTTGTTCTTGAGGTGCACGCCTGTGTCCTGCCCTATCCCATCAGTCAGCGGGACAGTGTCGCGCTCGTGAATCTCGTGGAACAGGTTCGCCTGCATCGGGTCTATCTGGAGAAGGTTCACAAAATTACTCAGATTTGATCATACTAACGTTGTTACAGTGTTGATTTCTACACATAAAGGTATCCATTGCACGCATGACAAGGTGTCCACCATTTCCAGCAACTAAATATTGCTACGTAAGGAAGAATTGAAGACGAAAATGCAGGTAGAATATTACGTTCGACCTTAAGTCGTCATCTTTAACTTTTACCTGGTCAATATAAAACAAAGCTCAGGGATTGGTTGAAAGTAGTGATGACGTCCTTACCACCGATTCTGCGCATGACTGTCCCTGCTTTTCCGGACACACCCAGCTGTAGTCGTCCGTTACCTTGGCAACGAGAGTCCAGCCTCCACCGGCCGTGGTCATGTCGCAGTAGGCACGGAAGGCGTTCCTGTTGTCGGCTCTGCTGGGAGAAGGAAAACGTCAGGACGATCATAGTtggtaaaggtggggtcacacctgcgtatatatttaagtccgtatgaggcgcgcatgggagtatttgtcTCCaacaggccccacaggtcgttgtagaaataatagaaattgcacaaacgtaaacaggtaacatgtcagacgagttagctgggtcgctaaccatacttcgcgtcagctaactcatctggcatgttatgtatctaataataatagtatatttgtactatttttcccgcgacctttGGAGCCttgtagagactaagagcgtcatacacacctcaaacggacttgaatatatacgcatgtgtgaccccaccttaattCTAGATACCTATTCAACGATAACATCCACAATTCTTACGTGATGAACAAGCATCTTCAAGTACCTGTACGGTGTACATGTAGGCTAatgggtttttttttatttcactgatgCTAAAGTTTGACTTGCTTTTAGCGTCTCTTTGCTCAAAAATAAACCAAAGCCGTACACCCTTCCTTtctaactttttttctttcactccATCCTGTTCCGTTTGCTGACCTGTTTTTAGGGTTGATCCAGTACATGCCGTCCCCCCGGCTGTCCCCGCGGAACAGGATATCCAGGCAGCTCCGGCCCGGGCGGTTCGGGTCCCGGCTGGGGGGCGGGAACAGGCCTCGCCACTCCTGCCCCGTACAGATGTCCAGCGCCTCTTCTGGAGGTGAAATAATGATTTTTAGAGATAATCTGTATATGCAAGCTCATGTCTGAAACTTAATAGCAAGGGACCACACAGAAAAGATTGGCAATATATAAAATGCAACTTGACAATGACTATAGATCTTCTATAGAATGTGTTACCTTCATAAAGGTGTTACTACAGTTAACAGTGTAATCATTAGTATCGTAGTGGATACGTGTACTTTTGCATCATGTCTGAATAAAAGACGTGCTATTGTTGATTTATCCCATAAAATCCATGCTATCCTATAAATTGATTTATACAAAAGGGATAACGAGAATCACACGAAGAGAACATCATTGGTCTAATTGTCTTATCAAATAGATTTGCAAATTGAATGTGCAGTGCCACACCTGTCTCGTCTATCTTGATATCACCCACGTTGTCCGGGGTGCACTGTCCGGACGACACGACTTTGTTGGTGCGAGACTGCAGCGATACTTCTGCTTCATATGACGACGGTGAATCTCTCTGCAGCTGTATATAGATGAAGAACTGAACGTGAGTATTTGTCTCGAAACAAACCGATAGTCGAGCATTTGGTGAATGATAGTGATATTGAAGACGACCGTGCATACATTACTGCACAGTGCATACCCAAAGACACTGGTAGACTAATGCCCCCTATGCGAAGTTAGAAGAAGTGCAAGGTTAAAAAGAGAAGAGTGCATGCCTAGCGGTTTACCTTGTTGACCTTACCCCCTGTCTCCTTCATCTCCTCCCTCAGTTCCTTCAGGAGTCGCCGTGTGCTTCTCTTTCCATTCTGACTCTACAGGACGTAAAGTTGTTCAAGGTGAATAAATCAACGCTAGTCACTGGTGTCGTTTATGGCAACACCGAACTGGCGTCAATGATAGTTTCGATAAATGATTTGTCAATGTATATGAATGTTAAGTACAGAAAAAGACTTCCGAAAGTCCGCTAGTCAGACATCAAAAGTTGCTTTCCTCCCGTAAGAATCCACGGTTAACGCCTTTATCATTCGTCGATTTGGGATATATTTCCGACCAAACGCTGTCAACAGTAAGGGTTTCGTCAGGGGAAATGCTGATCTTGCAAACGTCACCACAACTAGTCGGCACATCACAGAAACTCCGGCATGGTCTACGTCCCTCCCCGCGGACTAATCTGTATCAATTTTCGTCATATTTGATAAACGAGATGTAAAAGAGCATGAAGCTGACTGCCTGACCCCGTGACCTCACCTTGGCGACGTCGGACAGTGTGAAGACCACGGTACCGAGCTTGATCTGGCGGCCCAGCGGCAGGAACACCATGTCAGCGTCCGTGTTGTTCTTAGTCATCAGGGAGATCTCACCCTCCAGCAGCTGCCTGGAAAAGGTACGACCTTGTTAGCTTCTCATCACAtgtgctaacgtcacatttccaaaccggtgcccaGTCGGGCTTTTCGCGGAAATAAAAGATAGAAATAAGTAAAAATGTCCACGgtccacgactattctcttttaATATGTCTTGTGaagttcccgaaagctgccccggtttggaaatatgacataGGCCTAACCAGGAAGGATCGTGTTTGGGTTGGTTGAAAATGAACTAAAACGCAAATCAACTGAATATTCTCATGAGATTGGGCGCCGTCGACAGTGGGCAAAATCGTAACGGTTCTGGCTCCTCGCGCTCTACATGCGTATCAAAGGTTGTAGGAGCAAGAGTCAAAGAATTAAACAATGTGTAACTCTCGGTAAATGACGAGAAAAAAGGAAGATATCTTACAACTTGACTACCGAAGATTTTCACTGGATAGAACTATGTATGATTTACTGAGCCTTTATGATCACGTGATTCAGGACTATTGTCCGTTTGAGTTAAATCTTTCTGACTCCCCGTATCCTTGAGCCTGTGCTTTGTCCTGCTGTGATGAGGTTCAAGAAAACCAAAGTGCCGCGCTTGACCTTGACGGGTGGGGTCAGCGGGCACTCCGGGACACACGTAGGGTTACAATAGCCTCGCCTCGGACGCTTTAGGATGGAACAGCCGAGGACACTTGCGGGGCCACCTATAGCCTCGCCTCAGACGCTTTAGGATGGAACAGCCGAGGACACATGCGGGGCCGCCTATAGTAGCCTCGCCTCAGACGCTTTAGGATGGAACAGCCGAGGACACGTGCGGGGCCACCTATAGCCTCGCCTCAGACGCTTTAGGATGGAAAGGCCGAGGACACATGCGCGACCACCTATAGCCTCGCCTCAGACGCTTTTGGATGGAACAGCCGAGGACACATGCGGGGCCGCCTATAGCCTCGTTACAGACGCCTAAGGATTATTGCAGGAATCTTAGCCGGGGCACATGTAGGGTTCATGCAGCCTCGTCACAGACTTCTTAGGGTGACGTAAAGTATTGCAAATTAATCGGTGACATATTGCTCTCAAATGCTTCCGTCGTGATGAAACAGCTTTTTTCTCAAGTTCTGCTTTATCCATCCTTTCTATATTTCGTTTTTTTACGCAATAGAtgataaataacaaaacaaaaatcaaaacatgttgtttcAGGTTTTCCGCGCAATGATGTTGTAAAAATGCATGCCCTAGATCAGCCCGCGAGCGTAGTGATCGGTGATGTGTCATGTGCAGCTGGGCACCATCAAAAACGCCAGCATAGGGAGTTACCACGCAAAGCCGTCATGGCTGTATATGTGTAATCTATGACGTTTGTTGTTTTCCTTCCATAAACACATTGCGAGGAAGATTCAACAGTGCTTTATGATATCATGCATTAAAATGTCCTTGATAACACATGTAGAAATGAGTATAAGGGAGCAATGACAAGGTACATACGTACATGCCACAATATCTTCAAGCTACAAGAAGGAAGAGAAAACATATTGCTCGTTCTAGCAATTTGGTTTTACATCTAAAAACAGACTTGTATCCTACCTTCTCCATCCTTTCCCCTTCAATGGAGATGCTTCTATCCCCGCTATGGTTGACAGAACGGTCAACAGTGCAAACATCTCAGGAAATCCCATGTTTTTCTCTGAGCTGTAGATTTTATCTCGGACGTAGCGTACGATGGGAGTGGCACTGCTCGGCTCGCCGATGTTGTGTCCTGAAAAAGGCGGCTTGTGAAGATGGAAAAGGCGGCATCTCTCTTATAACTACTTCCTCCATTGTTTTCTCCTTATCCGTGTTTCTGTGCTGTGATTGGTGGGTTGAGGCCGCGGCACGTGCGGACGGTGGTGTGATACCGGCCGGCAGCCTTTGGCGGCTTCCCTCTCCATTCATCCCCGGCTCTCTTGGGGGCGTTGTCGTTTTTGTATGACGTCAGATTTTTCGAAAATTCTCATAACATCCGAGCCGTTGGGAATTTTTAAAGAAGCTGTGTCATTTGGGTTTTACAACGGTTGCTTCAcatattttttattgtacaCTTACTACTTTTTAGCAtccaaaatttcatcaaatggTTCGCTGGTTTTACCAGCTATTCTTATTGTGCATCCCGTCTTTAACCGAAGTGGTTAGCAGAGGCAAAAtgtaaactgtaaaaaaatgcaAGGTCGCTAACCGAAAGGACGGAAACAATGTGTTGTCCCTGGATCGCACCCTGGTCCCACTGTGCAGCGTTTTCCCTGCATTTACTGGACCTTACCATCAAATAGTGCGCGGGGAACTTTCTTCTATTGTAGTCTGTGCACTTTCATCTCTGCGTGCGGTCCTCTTCCAATGACGAAAAACAATGGCGTGCCTGATTTCAAGTTCTGCCGATCGCTGAAATCCTATCAGGCCTGCCGtctgaagttttctttttgtgccACCGGTTTTGCCTGCATCAATTCTGAAGCCAAGAGACATTACCATATACAAAGCATGGCGGATCTAT
The window above is part of the Branchiostoma floridae strain S238N-H82 chromosome 14, Bfl_VNyyK, whole genome shotgun sequence genome. Proteins encoded here:
- the LOC118430347 gene encoding uncharacterized protein LOC118430347; the encoded protein is MGFPEMFALLTVLSTIAGIEASPLKGKGWRRQLLEGEISLMTKNNTDADMVFLPLGRQIKLGTVVFTLSDVAKSQNGKRSTRRLLKELREEMKETGGKVNKLQRDSPSSYEAEVSLQSRTNKVVSSGQCTPDNVGDIKIDETEEALDICTGQEWRGLFPPPSRDPNRPGRSCLDILFRGDSRGDGMYWINPKNRADNRNAFRAYCDMTTAGGGWTLVAKVTDDYSWVCPEKQGQSCAESVIDPMQANLFHEIHERDTVPLTDGIGQDTGVHLKNNIIRDMFLLGRQSVRFSFVAETSDWTISDDAYAAFDVNKPNDMFKDGLWGAYSTTSLDYTWNVIRQDRQDKKFSGDMICWGNKAGESYRYYDEGLHMGSPAKGGKPCHLATNENEIMMKSLYATVNSNGQASWNPAQFGFLGAKLMQVPNDRIAIWVR
- the LOC118430129 gene encoding G-protein coupled receptor 6-like; its protein translation is MMVYRGNYAVWVLAILVTTVRYVGITQASGLGLNVSMQAGDETAVFYNSTLRSSSSENCHSSGATNSSCLDRNVTSNIQEFLQKGSHPHLTNASVPLACVALCLGVWSAAANSLPLAAIIKHGHLHTPAYILTANLAASDVLNGIVFVITTIVYLVSSQTETILSVGFRARFTSISISALSSAYSLVVLTAERYWFVVHGMTYVNNVTNDKCKVVVVIVWAWSVLLAMLPNFGWHCDLLIQKDCLPLGGGLPYSYVVLFLVSAFLPVTSIVFFNMGIFWCLWKHVNAIAAQEAAVGAPPSINRKSAITIVLITIVFLVGWLPLLMRMALLTPDRGSLVNMAVFMILNSAINPVIYAFRLQEVRRGVTRLFRNGNGNAILPGN